The Vibrio navarrensis genome has a segment encoding these proteins:
- a CDS encoding AAA family ATPase translates to MVTNEQKLTLVRGIPGSGKSTHAKTLDAKLVEADQFFIDKDGLYQYDNAQIKNAHNWCKLETTRLLKAGFNVVVANTFVKNWEMKFYQNLANDMELAFEVIEMKGSYQNVHGVPDSVVERMASQFETLHSSFVTTTRGYAA, encoded by the coding sequence ATGGTGACCAACGAGCAAAAACTTACGCTGGTGCGCGGTATCCCAGGCTCTGGAAAGTCAACGCACGCTAAAACTTTAGATGCAAAGTTGGTTGAGGCTGATCAGTTTTTCATCGATAAAGATGGCCTATATCAATACGATAATGCTCAGATTAAGAATGCACATAACTGGTGCAAGCTTGAAACTACCCGTCTTTTGAAAGCTGGTTTCAATGTTGTTGTTGCCAACACGTTCGTGAAAAACTGGGAAATGAAATTCTATCAAAACCTAGCGAATGACATGGAGCTGGCCTTTGAGGTGATTGAAATGAAGGGGAGTTATCAGAATGTACATGGTGTGCCTGATTCCGTGGTTGAACGCATGGCTTCTCAGTTTGAAACGCTTCACTCAAGCTTTGTAACTACAACAAGAGGTTACGCAGCATGA
- a CDS encoding AraC family transcriptional regulator encodes MGAKIDMLAIPLPFIVTLLLSILAAILWLRNEPHEKPALYFVTLCVLTTSMVGLRWTFDIPLFRLLQPILASFIPIAAWYCFTQAHAKTRFHFIHAIGPLLALVFSLTYPFWQPPIDPLLTLLYVGYGVALIRLSLNTRNVPGQVRISDIDKALRSERLAGGMLLLSASIDGALALDFALYKGEHAMYILTIGHAVLLPILAFAVISTTLSIRQSDTEDTSESAPELVGTPAAAIQEVTDKPTKLSLDHDEAQTIIDKLDYLMTTKEVYLDPDLTLDRLSRKLVIPARQISMAINQIFGRNISQIINEYRIKKAQQLLLETNDSITQIYLNAGFQTKSNFHREFSRITGQTPSEFRKTNRH; translated from the coding sequence ATGGGAGCCAAAATTGATATGTTAGCGATACCACTGCCTTTTATTGTGACCTTGTTGTTGAGCATATTGGCAGCGATTTTGTGGTTACGAAATGAGCCTCATGAAAAACCGGCTCTGTATTTTGTCACTTTATGTGTTCTAACCACCAGCATGGTAGGCTTGCGATGGACATTTGATATTCCTCTATTTCGTCTATTGCAACCTATCTTGGCTTCTTTTATTCCAATCGCTGCTTGGTATTGCTTTACTCAAGCTCATGCAAAAACACGATTTCATTTTATCCATGCGATTGGTCCTCTACTGGCGCTGGTGTTTTCTTTAACCTACCCTTTTTGGCAACCGCCCATTGATCCATTACTAACGCTTTTGTACGTTGGATATGGCGTGGCATTGATTCGGCTTTCTCTAAATACCAGAAATGTACCGGGGCAAGTACGGATTAGTGACATCGATAAAGCACTCAGGTCCGAACGATTAGCAGGTGGGATGTTATTGCTATCTGCCTCGATTGACGGGGCTTTGGCGCTCGACTTTGCCTTATACAAAGGTGAACACGCTATGTATATCCTCACCATAGGACACGCGGTCTTGTTACCCATATTGGCTTTTGCCGTCATATCAACAACCTTATCCATACGACAATCGGATACAGAGGACACGTCAGAAAGTGCCCCCGAACTCGTTGGTACACCAGCAGCAGCAATACAAGAAGTGACTGATAAACCAACTAAACTCAGCCTCGATCATGATGAAGCGCAAACCATCATCGACAAGCTGGATTACCTTATGACAACGAAAGAAGTGTATTTAGACCCTGATTTAACACTGGATCGTCTATCAAGAAAGCTCGTGATCCCTGCGCGACAAATATCCATGGCGATCAATCAGATATTTGGTCGCAATATTTCTCAAATTATCAATGAATACAGAATCAAAAAAGCCCAACAATTACTGCTAGAAACCAATGATTCCATTACCCAGATTTACCTAAACGCAGGCTTTCAAACCAAATCCAACTTTCATCGTGAATTCAGTCGTATCACTGGACAAACACCGAGTGAGTTCAGAAAAACAAACAGACACTGA
- a CDS encoding DUF6444 domain-containing protein — MTKKKSKFSSSPPIASDINEANALISELWEQLRHYEDRLKTSSANSSKSPSSDGPKERAERKKLKALVVAIREELNRVTKGINDNSQN; from the coding sequence ATGACTAAGAAAAAATCAAAATTCTCATCCTCACCACCTATTGCCTCAGACATTAACGAAGCGAATGCGTTGATATCCGAGTTATGGGAACAGTTGCGCCATTACGAAGATAGGCTAAAAACCAGCAGCGCTAATTCCTCTAAATCACCATCATCCGATGGACCCAAAGAGCGGGCTGAACGAAAAAAGCTCAAAGCTCTAGTGGTCGCCATCCGAGAGGAGCTAAACAGGGTCACGAAGGGCATAAACGACAACTCTCAGAACTAA
- the cas2 gene encoding CRISPR-associated endonuclease Cas2, whose protein sequence is MMVLVTYDVSFASEDGQKRLRQLAKVCLDNGVRVQYSVFECDIDAAQWLRFKNKLLSIYDPEVDSLRFYKLGKNWQNKVEHHGAKEAIDIFRDTLIL, encoded by the coding sequence ATGATGGTATTGGTCACCTACGATGTATCCTTTGCCAGTGAAGATGGTCAAAAACGCCTCAGACAATTAGCAAAGGTGTGTTTAGATAATGGAGTAAGGGTGCAGTATTCTGTATTTGAATGCGACATAGATGCCGCGCAATGGCTGCGCTTTAAAAATAAGCTGCTGTCAATTTACGACCCTGAAGTAGACAGTTTGCGTTTTTATAAGCTCGGTAAAAACTGGCAAAACAAAGTAGAGCACCATGGTGCGAAAGAAGCCATAGATATATTCAGAGATACCCTAATATTATAG
- the cas1c gene encoding type I-C CRISPR-associated endonuclease Cas1c yields the protein MKKLQNSLYITKEGVYLHKQRETLLIEQKVDGEKQKLMQLPIHSIGSIFCFGNIMVSPQLLGFCGENGTHLAFFDMHGRFLANVVGKQTGNVLLRRQQFSVKEQAANELARNIVAAKIRSSRMLLLRFRRNHSSTPQLEKGIERLKQIIEQLKGVTAYDTILGLEGEAASHYFSAFADMFKGNESRRLFDRRTRRPPKDPVNAVISLLYSVLGQEISGALQGVGLDPQVGFLHKERPGRNSLALDLLEEFRAYIVDSIALKLFNNNTLTMKDFEADCLGGVTIKDDARKRVFQAYQAKKQEEVIHPFLKEKMQIGLLPHVQAMLLARHLRGDLAHYPPFVIKK from the coding sequence ATGAAAAAACTGCAAAACTCACTTTATATCACCAAAGAAGGTGTCTACTTGCATAAGCAACGCGAGACCTTACTCATTGAACAGAAAGTGGATGGTGAAAAACAAAAACTGATGCAACTTCCCATCCATTCGATTGGCAGTATATTTTGTTTTGGCAATATTATGGTTTCGCCGCAGTTACTTGGCTTTTGTGGTGAAAACGGTACTCATCTTGCTTTCTTTGATATGCATGGTCGTTTTCTAGCTAATGTTGTTGGTAAACAAACGGGGAATGTATTGCTGCGTAGGCAGCAGTTTAGTGTTAAGGAGCAGGCTGCAAATGAACTTGCCAGAAACATTGTCGCCGCAAAAATACGTTCATCTCGTATGTTGCTTTTACGCTTTAGACGCAATCACAGCAGTACACCACAGTTAGAAAAAGGCATTGAGCGTTTGAAGCAAATTATAGAGCAACTCAAAGGCGTGACTGCCTACGACACCATTTTAGGACTAGAGGGGGAGGCCGCATCGCATTACTTTTCCGCGTTTGCTGACATGTTTAAAGGCAATGAAAGTAGACGGCTGTTTGATAGGCGGACTCGAAGACCACCAAAAGACCCAGTTAACGCGGTTATTTCACTGCTTTACTCTGTGTTAGGACAAGAGATAAGTGGCGCATTACAAGGTGTAGGGTTAGATCCACAAGTCGGTTTTTTACACAAAGAAAGGCCTGGCAGAAATAGCCTCGCCCTTGATCTTTTAGAAGAGTTTAGAGCTTATATTGTCGATAGTATTGCCTTAAAACTCTTTAATAATAACACCCTTACCATGAAGGACTTTGAGGCAGATTGTCTCGGTGGAGTCACCATAAAAGACGACGCGCGTAAGCGAGTTTTTCAGGCATACCAAGCTAAAAAACAAGAAGAAGTTATACACCCATTTTTGAAAGAAAAGATGCAAATTGGTTTATTACCGCATGTTCAAGCTATGCTTCTAGCACGTCACTTGCGTGGCGATTTGGCCCACTATCCGCCATTTGTGATCAAAAAATAA
- the cas4 gene encoding CRISPR-associated protein Cas4: MDFTLIWSVHFMEEQQLINISALQHFAFCQRQCALIHLEQVWQENYLTAHGRQLHERVDSGEPETRKGVRFERGVVVTAPQLGITGKLDLLEYHKLSNQFVPVEYKRGKPKASDIDKVQLCAQALCIEEMLSVEVANGALWYWQTRKRIEVEFDNPLRTQTKALIAQVQQLFANGKTPPPTKGKHCKACSLIEICQPDLTQNDGSSGYVAALFNTEAE, encoded by the coding sequence ATGGATTTTACTCTTATCTGGAGTGTTCATTTCATGGAAGAACAGCAGCTAATCAACATCTCCGCTCTACAACACTTTGCCTTTTGTCAGCGCCAATGTGCGCTGATCCACCTAGAGCAAGTGTGGCAAGAAAACTACCTCACGGCACACGGGCGGCAGTTACATGAACGAGTTGATAGTGGTGAACCAGAAACCCGTAAAGGTGTGCGTTTTGAACGTGGCGTGGTCGTTACTGCGCCACAATTAGGCATTACAGGAAAATTAGACTTATTAGAGTACCATAAGCTCAGCAACCAATTCGTCCCCGTTGAGTACAAACGAGGCAAACCCAAAGCCAGTGATATCGACAAAGTACAACTGTGTGCGCAAGCCTTATGTATTGAAGAAATGTTATCCGTTGAGGTCGCAAATGGCGCCCTTTGGTATTGGCAAACACGCAAACGCATTGAGGTTGAATTCGATAACCCACTGCGCACGCAAACAAAAGCCCTAATTGCGCAAGTGCAACAGCTGTTTGCAAACGGAAAAACGCCTCCGCCAACCAAAGGTAAACACTGTAAGGCATGCTCTCTGATTGAAATATGTCAGCCAGATTTAACCCAGAATGATGGTTCAAGCGGTTACGTAGCGGCATTGTTTAACACGGAGGCGGAATGA
- the cas7c gene encoding type I-C CRISPR-associated protein Cas7/Csd2 yields the protein MTIQNRCEFVYFFDVTNGNPNGDPDAGNMPRLDPESSKGLVTDVSLKRKIRNYIQLTEENSPGYDIYVQEKSVLNQQNQKAYDALEIKPESKKLPKDQAKAKELTAWMCANFFDVRAFGAVMTTEVNSGQVRGPLQLAFAKSIDPIIPLEISITRMAVTNEKDLEKERTMGRKHIVPYGLYRVHGFVSAKLAEKTGFSEGDLEKVWKALEMMFEHDHSAARGEMVGRSLIVFKHENALGNAPAHKLFERVTVERINGEEGTPAAAFSDYKINFNAEGLDALGVEAKQYF from the coding sequence ATGACCATCCAAAACCGCTGTGAATTTGTTTACTTTTTTGATGTAACAAATGGTAACCCGAATGGAGATCCTGATGCGGGGAATATGCCGCGTCTTGATCCTGAATCGAGTAAAGGTTTAGTGACCGATGTAAGCCTTAAACGCAAGATAAGAAACTATATTCAGCTCACTGAAGAAAACTCACCAGGTTATGACATTTACGTGCAGGAAAAGAGTGTTTTAAATCAACAAAATCAAAAAGCGTATGATGCGCTGGAAATTAAACCTGAGTCAAAAAAATTGCCCAAAGATCAAGCTAAGGCAAAAGAACTAACGGCTTGGATGTGTGCTAACTTCTTTGATGTCCGTGCCTTTGGCGCGGTAATGACCACGGAAGTCAACTCTGGTCAAGTTCGCGGACCATTACAGTTGGCGTTTGCTAAGTCCATCGATCCGATTATTCCACTAGAAATCTCAATCACACGTATGGCTGTCACCAACGAAAAGGATTTGGAAAAAGAACGCACTATGGGCCGAAAGCACATCGTTCCATATGGACTTTATCGCGTACATGGCTTTGTTTCCGCTAAATTAGCTGAGAAAACAGGCTTCTCTGAAGGAGATTTAGAGAAAGTGTGGAAAGCTTTGGAAATGATGTTTGAGCATGATCACTCCGCAGCCAGAGGAGAAATGGTCGGACGTAGTTTAATTGTGTTTAAGCATGAAAACGCTTTAGGTAATGCCCCTGCACATAAATTGTTTGAACGCGTTACAGTTGAAAGAATCAATGGCGAAGAAGGCACGCCTGCCGCTGCATTTTCTGATTACAAAATCAATTTTAATGCAGAGGGGTTGGATGCTTTGGGCGTTGAAGCCAAACAATATTTCTAG
- the cas8c gene encoding type I-C CRISPR-associated protein Cas8c/Csd1 has protein sequence MILSALNQYYDRLNSGNQSKVPTFGFSEEKISYVLVLSEQGELVDIVPNLTDEKKPKPKLMNVPRPEKRTSGIKPNFLWDKTAYVLGISLPKGKKNEAIFDFSLPTFEAFREWHLSLLEHSEDKGLKAFATFLQNWQPENFGSSILTQDVLDANIVFQLDGMRQYIHESDEAKTIWGSLLQSDDIKQATCLITGKKAPISRLHPAIKGVAGGQSSGVSIVSFNKESFESFGKGQGDNAPVSEQAAFAYTTALNYLLRRENDQVINLGDTSVVFWALAESEHKAKSAEAFFLRGFNPPMPSDENEVMALGAELEKLVKGRPLPEISPDLDPNTQFFILGLAPNAARLSIRFWLQTDLGHIQQRFAEHFQDLALNPLPWKTAPSVWRLLLQLAPHREGQKPKIDDAPAHLAGELMRAILTGQRYPRAILAQLLARFRSDGDISGLRVAMVKAVLQRELRLLGKEEISMSLDELNTNPAYLLGRLFAVLENIQRNALGDKVNATITDKYYASASTVPYSIYPRLLSGSKHHLSKLRKEKPGLAVTLEKELGNIMGMLPTEFPRHFSIEHQGRFSIGYYHQKNARFSQSEQIKTDESMTEGND, from the coding sequence ATGATTTTATCAGCCTTAAACCAATACTACGATCGCCTTAATAGCGGTAACCAAAGCAAGGTTCCTACATTTGGCTTTAGCGAAGAAAAAATAAGCTATGTTCTCGTACTTTCAGAACAAGGGGAGTTGGTCGATATAGTTCCTAACTTAACGGATGAAAAAAAACCAAAACCGAAATTAATGAATGTCCCTCGTCCTGAGAAAAGAACGTCAGGAATAAAACCAAACTTTCTATGGGACAAAACAGCTTATGTCTTAGGCATTTCTTTGCCTAAGGGCAAAAAAAACGAGGCAATTTTTGACTTTAGCCTACCCACATTCGAAGCCTTTCGAGAATGGCATTTATCTCTGCTAGAGCACTCTGAAGACAAGGGGTTAAAAGCCTTCGCGACATTCTTACAAAATTGGCAGCCAGAGAACTTTGGCAGCTCTATTCTCACTCAAGATGTTTTGGACGCTAATATCGTTTTCCAATTGGATGGAATGCGTCAATACATTCACGAATCAGATGAAGCAAAAACTATTTGGGGTAGTTTGCTGCAATCGGATGATATCAAACAAGCCACATGCTTAATTACGGGTAAAAAAGCGCCTATCTCCAGATTACACCCTGCTATTAAAGGCGTTGCAGGTGGGCAAAGCTCTGGCGTTTCCATTGTCTCTTTTAATAAAGAATCGTTTGAATCTTTTGGAAAAGGGCAAGGTGACAATGCTCCCGTATCTGAACAAGCAGCCTTTGCTTATACAACGGCATTAAATTACTTGCTACGTCGAGAGAATGATCAGGTCATCAATCTAGGCGACACTAGTGTGGTGTTTTGGGCATTGGCAGAGAGTGAGCACAAGGCCAAGAGTGCAGAAGCATTTTTTTTAAGGGGCTTTAACCCACCAATGCCGAGCGATGAAAACGAAGTGATGGCACTTGGTGCTGAACTAGAAAAATTGGTCAAAGGGCGGCCCCTGCCAGAAATATCACCGGATCTAGATCCCAATACGCAATTCTTCATCTTAGGATTGGCACCTAATGCTGCCCGTCTTTCTATCCGCTTTTGGCTACAAACCGACCTTGGGCATATTCAGCAAAGATTTGCGGAACATTTTCAAGATTTAGCCTTAAATCCATTGCCTTGGAAAACTGCGCCGTCAGTGTGGCGTTTATTGCTGCAATTGGCACCTCATCGAGAGGGGCAAAAGCCAAAGATTGATGATGCTCCAGCCCATTTGGCTGGTGAATTGATGCGCGCTATTTTAACCGGGCAACGTTACCCAAGAGCGATATTAGCTCAATTGCTAGCACGATTCAGGTCTGACGGAGATATTAGTGGGTTACGGGTTGCGATGGTGAAAGCGGTATTGCAAAGAGAACTCAGATTACTTGGAAAAGAGGAGATTTCTATGAGCTTAGATGAGTTAAATACCAACCCAGCGTATTTGTTGGGGAGGCTATTTGCAGTGTTGGAAAACATTCAACGAAATGCGTTGGGTGATAAAGTCAATGCGACAATTACAGACAAGTATTATGCCTCAGCATCGACTGTGCCTTACTCAATTTACCCAAGGCTACTATCCGGTAGCAAACACCACCTGTCGAAATTACGCAAGGAAAAACCTGGTCTAGCCGTTACGTTAGAAAAAGAACTTGGCAACATTATGGGGATGCTACCAACAGAATTTCCACGGCATTTTTCAATTGAGCACCAAGGCCGCTTTTCGATTGGCTATTACCATCAAAAAAATGCACGCTTTTCTCAATCCGAACAAATAAAAACCGATGAATCAATGACAGAAGGGAATGACTAA
- the cas5c gene encoding type I-C CRISPR-associated protein Cas5c yields the protein MAYGIKLHVWGEYACFTRPEMKVERVSYDVITPSAARGILEAIHWKPAIIWVIDRIHVLKPVRFESIRRNELGNCKVSSAKVSGAMKRKSTQDLSFLIDDGDNRQQRATTLLRDVSYVIEAHFELSDKAGTEDSIGKHLDIFNRRARRGQYFHQPCLGNREFPAYFSLIEHEGDFPKSELATASKDLGWMLHDIDFANGAEPRFFRAELKDGMIDVPPFRSSKVVQ from the coding sequence ATGGCTTACGGCATCAAGCTGCATGTTTGGGGTGAATATGCGTGCTTTACTCGACCGGAAATGAAGGTGGAACGCGTTTCTTACGACGTTATCACCCCATCGGCTGCAAGGGGGATTTTGGAAGCTATTCACTGGAAACCGGCCATTATTTGGGTAATTGACCGTATTCATGTATTAAAACCCGTGCGTTTTGAGTCTATTCGGCGAAATGAATTAGGTAATTGCAAAGTGTCCAGTGCCAAAGTCAGTGGCGCAATGAAACGCAAAAGTACCCAAGATTTAAGTTTCCTGATTGATGATGGTGATAATCGTCAACAGAGGGCAACAACCTTGCTTCGTGATGTGAGTTACGTGATTGAAGCGCATTTTGAGTTGAGTGACAAAGCAGGCACAGAGGATTCCATCGGAAAGCATCTCGACATTTTTAACCGTCGTGCTCGCAGGGGACAGTATTTTCATCAGCCTTGTTTAGGAAACCGTGAATTCCCTGCGTATTTTTCTCTAATTGAGCATGAAGGGGATTTTCCTAAATCAGAATTGGCAACCGCCAGTAAAGATCTCGGCTGGATGCTGCATGATATTGATTTTGCGAACGGCGCTGAGCCTAGATTTTTTCGAGCAGAATTAAAGGATGGGATGATAGATGTGCCTCCTTTTCGATCTTCGAAGGTGGTGCAATGA
- a CDS encoding CRISPR-associated endonuclease Cas3'' codes for MSNYFGHSGNKEDKSDWQPLQDHLCRVALCAELNSKYFKAAKLSYLAGLLHDLGKYTPEFQARLEGASSKVDHATAGAKIAAEILPDEKFNNFPFYKFVAYAIAGHHAGLSNGTGEGDGRRALKDRLELQFGKDLPVLDSETWQSELVLPSIESLIPEISPNPDADLQGFQYAFLIRMIFSCLVDADFIDTDEFYKRLEGKPLLRGDYPQLSELKIQFDQKLADKIKSTDQTKTVNQLRKEILDTARLKAKLTPGLFTLTVPTGGGKTLSSMAFALEHALAHNMRRVIYVIPFTSIIEQNAQVFRDAFGDLGEASVLEHHSNFDDRKIKDKEGAEETRDKLKLAMENWDMPVVVTTAVQFFESLFADRPSRCRKLHNISGSVIILDEAQTLPLKFLRPVMAVIDELARNYGCSIVLCTATQPALCEPDFTNGFTNVREIAPEPKRLFDELSLVNVSHLGELSDDELVSRIQANNQILTIVNNRRHAQSLFRTLNAQQTVGVFHLTTLMCPAHRTVTLDEIRKRLDPKKPQPCRVISTSLIEAGVDVSFPCVMRAEAGLDSIAQAAGRCNRERLWEKEDSHVWIFRSPDWPIPPELKGLSADMRAVLRKGHDNLLDQLAIKEYFSNVYWRKGEELDQKQLLKACRIGASKLDFPFQRIASDFRMIDSFMCPVLIPYNDEARKLLNELESTDDVSCVLRKLQPYIVQIPQNGFDSLRLAKVIQTVAPYRFEEQFWELVNMDIYDPESGLSWSDPNFIKAENLVFF; via the coding sequence ATGAGTAACTACTTTGGACATTCAGGTAATAAAGAAGATAAGTCTGACTGGCAGCCATTACAAGATCACCTGTGTCGAGTGGCTTTGTGCGCAGAACTAAACTCAAAATATTTTAAAGCAGCTAAACTATCTTATCTTGCAGGTCTTTTACATGATCTAGGAAAATATACTCCAGAATTTCAAGCAAGGCTTGAAGGTGCCTCAAGCAAGGTAGATCACGCAACAGCAGGCGCTAAAATCGCGGCTGAAATTTTGCCAGACGAAAAATTTAACAATTTTCCATTTTACAAATTTGTTGCTTATGCCATAGCAGGTCACCATGCAGGATTATCTAATGGAACGGGTGAAGGAGATGGACGTCGAGCGCTTAAAGACAGACTGGAGCTACAATTTGGCAAAGACTTACCTGTGCTAGATAGTGAGACTTGGCAGTCTGAACTTGTCTTGCCATCAATCGAATCTCTTATTCCAGAGATATCACCAAACCCTGATGCCGATTTGCAAGGTTTCCAATACGCGTTTTTGATTCGGATGATTTTTTCGTGTTTGGTTGATGCGGATTTTATTGATACTGATGAGTTCTATAAACGGCTTGAAGGTAAGCCCTTATTGCGTGGAGATTATCCTCAATTATCAGAGTTAAAAATACAGTTTGACCAAAAATTAGCTGACAAGATCAAAAGTACTGACCAAACGAAAACCGTTAATCAACTTCGTAAAGAGATTCTTGATACAGCCCGTCTCAAAGCAAAACTTACTCCAGGATTATTCACTTTAACTGTGCCGACCGGAGGAGGAAAAACCCTTAGCTCTATGGCTTTTGCATTAGAGCACGCTCTGGCGCATAACATGCGTAGAGTAATTTATGTCATCCCTTTTACCAGTATTATTGAGCAGAATGCTCAAGTATTTCGTGACGCATTTGGCGATCTGGGGGAGGCCTCTGTTTTAGAGCATCACAGTAATTTTGATGATCGCAAAATAAAAGATAAAGAAGGTGCTGAAGAAACCCGTGACAAATTAAAACTAGCAATGGAAAACTGGGATATGCCTGTGGTTGTCACGACGGCAGTACAGTTTTTTGAGTCTTTGTTTGCTGACCGTCCCTCTCGTTGCCGCAAACTGCATAATATTTCTGGCAGTGTGATTATTCTGGACGAAGCACAAACTCTACCGCTTAAATTTCTCCGCCCTGTGATGGCGGTCATCGATGAGTTGGCGCGCAACTATGGTTGTTCTATCGTGCTCTGCACCGCGACTCAACCAGCATTGTGTGAACCTGATTTTACTAACGGATTCACAAATGTGCGCGAGATTGCCCCTGAGCCTAAGAGACTTTTTGACGAACTCAGTTTGGTCAATGTCTCTCATTTGGGCGAGCTTAGTGATGATGAGTTAGTCTCGCGTATTCAAGCGAATAATCAAATTCTTACGATAGTTAATAATCGCCGCCATGCCCAATCGCTGTTCCGAACACTAAATGCGCAGCAAACAGTAGGGGTGTTTCATTTAACAACCTTGATGTGTCCAGCGCACCGAACAGTAACTTTGGATGAGATTCGTAAGCGGTTAGACCCAAAAAAACCTCAGCCATGCCGAGTCATCTCGACATCGCTGATTGAAGCTGGGGTTGATGTTAGCTTTCCTTGTGTGATGCGTGCCGAAGCTGGCTTAGATTCAATTGCGCAAGCGGCAGGGCGCTGTAATCGTGAACGATTATGGGAAAAAGAAGATAGCCACGTTTGGATTTTTCGATCTCCGGATTGGCCCATTCCACCTGAATTAAAAGGGCTCTCGGCAGATATGCGAGCGGTGCTGCGAAAAGGCCATGACAATTTATTAGACCAACTGGCTATCAAAGAGTATTTCTCGAATGTTTATTGGCGCAAAGGAGAAGAACTCGATCAGAAACAGCTTTTAAAAGCCTGTCGAATTGGTGCTTCGAAGTTAGATTTCCCATTTCAGAGAATTGCTAGTGATTTCAGAATGATTGACAGCTTTATGTGTCCGGTTTTAATCCCTTATAACGATGAAGCGCGCAAGTTATTGAACGAACTTGAAAGCACGGATGATGTGAGTTGTGTTTTAAGAAAGCTACAGCCTTACATAGTACAAATCCCACAAAATGGTTTTGACAGTTTGCGATTGGCAAAAGTGATTCAAACAGTTGCACCGTATCGGTTTGAAGAACAGTTTTGGGAGTTAGTGAACATGGACATATATGACCCAGAATCTGGACTCAGTTGGTCTGATCCTAATTTTATCAAGGCTGAAAACTTAGTTTTTTTTTAA
- a CDS encoding DUF645 family protein gives MDVPHGKFGFTKGCIIAVILLSLSWTLNRGQLSLDRFRFWQPTSQLLALDVCLCDASA, from the coding sequence TTGGATGTTCCACACGGCAAGTTTGGTTTCACAAAAGGCTGCATCATCGCTGTGATCTTGCTTTCTTTGTCGTGGACTCTTAATCGTGGCCAACTTAGCCTAGATCGTTTTAGGTTTTGGCAGCCAACGTCACAGCTTTTGGCGTTGGATGTGTGTTTGTGTGATGCTTCTGCGTAA
- a CDS encoding type II toxin-antitoxin system Phd/YefM family antitoxin — protein MTARILADVAASITEFKANPMKVASSAYGEPVAVLNRNEPAFYCVPAAAYEMMMDKLEDIELLAIAKERESESSISVSIDDL, from the coding sequence ATGACTGCTAGAATATTAGCTGATGTTGCTGCAAGTATTACTGAGTTTAAAGCAAACCCGATGAAGGTTGCTTCAAGTGCTTATGGTGAACCAGTAGCCGTGCTAAACCGAAATGAGCCAGCATTTTACTGTGTGCCAGCTGCCGCATACGAAATGATGATGGACAAACTTGAAGATATTGAGCTACTTGCTATAGCAAAAGAACGCGAGTCTGAATCAAGCATTTCGGTGAGCATCGATGACTTATAA
- a CDS encoding type II toxin-antitoxin system RelE family toxin: protein MTYNLEFKSSALKEWKKLGATLQQQFKKKLIERLANPHVPASKLSGSENMYKIKLRQSGYRLVYKVQDDVVIVTVLAVGKRERSDVYRKAMTRLND from the coding sequence ATGACTTATAATCTTGAATTTAAAAGTAGCGCACTTAAAGAGTGGAAAAAACTCGGCGCTACTTTGCAACAGCAATTTAAGAAAAAACTGATTGAGCGTTTAGCTAACCCACATGTTCCTGCATCCAAATTATCCGGGTCAGAGAACATGTATAAGATCAAATTACGCCAATCTGGCTATCGCTTAGTATACAAAGTGCAAGACGACGTAGTTATTGTTACCGTTTTAGCCGTAGGTAAACGTGAACGTAGCGATGTATACAGAAAAGCGATGACAAGGCTCAACGACTGA